GATTCTCACTCCAAGTTGAATTGAAAAGTTGGCAGCCCTGCACAATGTTGCGATGACGTCACCGCTGTCAGTTGAATTTGAACGGCAAACATTCAGTGAAATCAAaatgggaagtttttttttttaatcctcaaaCTCTTAAGTCTTGCAGACACTGCTATAATAGTACAGCGTTTTGTGCATATAGACAGGCTTGAATTAAACACTCGAATACCTTCTGTGTTCTGCGGGAGGATCGAGAAAGTCCATCACTCGCATATATTTccattgcttcttttttttagcTGCCCTTCCACTCCGATTCCCGTCCTGCTCCAGTCGCTTTTTCCTGGTGTATGTGTCTCTTAGATTTTTCCATTTAGCTTTCACCTCTTccactacacaaacacacaaacgttGATGATGGTGGAGAGGCGCGCTTACAGTAACGCTACACAACAAGCGACACCAATAAAACTCACCATCGACTCCCATTTTGTCTGCTATTCCTTGCCAGAGAACTTCTTTCCGCTTCGTGTTTTTGTACTCGCTGTGGTTTTTATCAAATAACTCCTTGTTCTCagaaaccaaaaataacaacACCTCCGCGTCCATCTTGACTACCATTCTTCTTCTAACGAACTAACGTTGGTGCGGGATTTAGTGCTTCGGCGCCACCAAGTGTAGAGGAGAGGCGGGATTGGCTACGGCAAGGAAGGCCTGAATCTGATTGGTCGGTGAGTTTTTCCTCAGTCAACTaaccaaaaacaaatacatatatatatattcatcttaCACAAAGtattatgaatgtaaatataaatgacaatgtacattttattaaatataaaactaagtaaaaaaaaaaaagaaacagtacatccttacaaaacaacacaaaagtcaAATAGCTGTTTCTtggtattgtttttattgtaagatgattcaaaatgataaaaaatattttaaaaacgtgTTTATTAAAACGTTTTCTTCAACAAATGCAATAGTGTACTGATTGATTATTACTATTTGAGGTAGAGCAGTACGTTCAAATACTCCTTGATGCAATCCAACAAcacttatttataattaatacaaatttttcCAGTCCAAGCATACTCTAAGTATAATAAAAAAGTGCTGCTTTGAATATTATTGAAGATCCCTTTAAAAGTAGTCCACTTTATGTGTATTCTGGTTATCACAGGAAATTGTTCAGGTTTCGTGTCTATTTGATCTTTAAGTTCCTATATTAGTGGTAACGCATTGCATACAGATGCATGATTATTTGAGTCCATGTAATTTTCTTGATAGCTGCTGATGATTGGCCCATTCCTGAAGGAGCTGATTGGCTATGGCGTAAGAAGGTGGGACCCAGAACACAGGCGGCTCTCTTCTGGGGTCACGTGGCAGATTCTGTAGTGCTTCTGTTATTTCTTCATAAGTGAACCAGCGTGCATCTTCAAGTTCTGCCTTGTCAATATTCACCTGCCCATGAACAGGTAAagttagtatatttttatattcctgAAAATTTTCCAGGGTTTCAAAAtagttaatttcacattttaataaccGAACCAATTCTCATACACATTCTGTAAATGACagagaaatactgtatatacatttgatcaaattcattaaaaagtattagaaaaaaactgaatgtaaaagcaaagacttaaactagaacttaaactaaactaaactttcttttcttccagtaaaaaaaaatacaattcccACAGGGTAAAAATACACTACTTTTatcatacattaataaattataaggcaataaaaatgtaacacaatGATTTATTCATACATCatataaataatacactatatgaACTGATGAAATGTGCCAGAAATTATACACATgctaaaatagcatttattttcttttactaaaataaaagtcaccattttttcttttgattttagaatGAAAAATCACCTGGAAATCTGCTTTAATCTGTAGTGTCTTATTATAATAAGAAGTTTAAGGGATCATCCAAGTCTCACCTGTGTCTTGTCTGGGTTTACAGTTGCGTGGCAGGCTAACATAAAGGAGCTTTGTGGGAATGGCCAGTGCTGTGATCCAGAGTACTGAAGGTTCTCCACCTCCAGACCTACCTCTTCTGCCACCTCTCTGTGCAGGGCCTCCTCCACTGACTCTCCTGCAAAATGTTTTGATAGAGCATAATGGTTAGGTAACTCCACGGAGTGATATGGTGTGCACAGCAGCTTGTAATAAAGTGTGACTCACCCATGTCACAGAAGCCAGAGAGCGCGCTGTACATGCCTGGAGGAAACATGGCCTGGCGCGCCAGCAGACATCTGCTCCCATCAGACACCAGCACGATCACAACAGGTGCCATTTCAAGTCAAGGAGAAACAGCTCATGCTAATGTTTTCATTGTGTACCATAATTTAAGTTCACAATTCACTGTACTCCAAAACAGGATATTCAACGAGAAAATGGATTCATCAGGAATGAATTGGGTTGTAAGTGGGCATTCCATACCTGAATGGATCTGGATCTTAAGTTAAGGTCAAAAAtgtgcagaatctgcaaaatgttaattaattcaatcaagtgtatgtaaaattttgaatgggatcctttttataaattcaactattattttctcttgtggactatatgtaaacgtctttaatgtgaaatatcttattcaggtcagtactaaataaaaacataacattttgtatgatccctcttattttggtaaaataattaacattctgcagattctgcaaggtgtatgtaaacttttaacTAAGCCTAGCAACCAGCATATGACTAGCATAGCAAAACTCTCACAACTCCTGAAAAACACTCTTATCAACTGCTAACAACACGcaaacaaccacccagaatgccctagtaaccacacaacaatttatctatctgtctgaaaGGCTGCAATGCCTTAAAATTTTCGAGATGTTAAGTTTTTAATCTACTTTAAGCTTCAAAATGCTTCAAACTTAAGAGCTTTTAAaactgcattacatttaaaactaCTCCAGGCTTAAAACCTTCAAACTTCCAGCTTTTCAAACCATTTCAAACTTTATGGCTAAGCTTTCTCAACATAAAGTTTGTACTAATTAACTTTTTTATCTAAAATGTACTGTTTGCTGATACTGATATAGCCTAAATGTATAAATAGCTATTTAGAAAATGGTGAtatacaggggtgcacataagtggtccgcaggtgCGCATGcacgaccaaaataaaaaatgtgctgtgTAAATAAGTTCAGACCACTTATTTGCATACCAATATGCTTGACAGCTGTGAATGCACAATCACCATACTGTATAAAGTttatattcaaactgaaagcataaatctaggctatctGCTGccattttcaaagcacaatgcaaaactgtgacatttcattcactgacttCCTGGCACccagccaaaataaaagcttgctgaatttaaatttgaaatgatgaaaattcatatttgaaaataaaaaaaatgaccattttatttttaagtttactataaaataattgtatttttatttaacactccctttttacactttattattttatatatatataaaaaaataaagtgcaataatattatcatcactattattctttttttatatagttatatttaatgggtcacactatgtgcagtgtgaggaccaaaccaaatctccaggtgctcttatgagaaccaggctgaaaaacctATGTGCACCCCTGGTAATATAccattatttaatacatttttcagagtAGAACAGCACATTAATATTATTCAAATCGCCACTAGTGAAACAATTATTAaagaaattacagtattttaaaaaaatcggACAATGCTTTCTGTCAAATGCCATGCATGTGTCTGACATGGTGAAAACAACCTGCTTACTTTGGGGTAGTAGGTGATGCCACTGCTGTGACAAACTCTGAAACTTCCTGATTGGTTCCTGACGGTAGGCTGCCCAGTGGCACTGCAAAAGCAATTGGTCTGGTGCCATCGAAGGAGAGCTTGTCCCTAAAACAAACACcaaattaaacagtttttatacTAATAACTTCTTAGAGATGGTCTACGTAGCAGCAACAGATTATGTATTCCATATTATGTCATATATCCAAGTGAAagaattactgaaaaaataaaaaaggcagggACTTGGTTCTTTGCATCAGCTGTTGATTGGAtgaaggcagatctgaatgcaagcttgcagcCAGTTGTAAGAAAGTGGTGGGATTTTAGCAAATGACTGAAGAAGTCGCTCATTTCACCAGAAGGTCCAGTTAATCATTAATATGCATATAGAAAATCAATCACTTTCATTAAATGTTATGAACATGCAACCTGTTTACTTACAGCATGTTTTCCGTAATCAATTATaactgggcaaaaaaaaaaaaaaacattcaaagcgATCACAATGCACTAGCTTGACTAATCATTTCGTAACCTGAAGTACATACTTTGGCTGCAAGAGGAGACTCTGGTCCAGGTATCATGAAGAAAGCTTTCCTGAGGTCCACAAACATACCTCTACACTCCTGCTCCAATGCACTGCGGTCTAAATCACCTACAGTGAGAAGAGATCTCCATGAGCTGACATATATGCATAAAGTAATATAGTTTCCAGTACGGTATACAGGGTTCCCATGGTCACCTGGAAATATTAACATtgttttccaggcctggaaattaATAAGAACTTCAAATGTCATGGGAAATCCAGGAACAATCAAACACCACTAACATTTCCCATTCCTATAacgttcctgtagctcaaacagtagagcacaGAGCTAGCAACAccaaaacaatgaacaattgcGTCAACGAATGCAacgtaagtcgctttggataaaagcgtttgccAGATGTATGAATGATTGATTCATATTGATGCATTTTCCAGTTGTAAAACTATATTTTCTTCATAGTACTGTATAGTAATGGATATATTAACTGACCTACGTCCAGTGAGAACTGTGGTTCATCCTTATCAGTGCATCCAAGAAGAAAAGATTCATTAACAATGTGTTTGTCCTTTCCAACCTTTTCCAATATTTGTTCCAAATCTAGAGAAATGggtatacaattataaaaatgtatatgtaaaatcctcTTATTTATGAAATGGAAGAATTTAAATGGGTTTGTATTGAAACCTGAGGTTTTTAGAGAAGCCAATTTGTAGCCACTGCTAGTCTTTCGCAGTAGAGGAGAAAGCTTATGATACAGTAGAACCTTCCCAGACTTCAGTGCTTCTCGACATGCTTCATCGTCCTCCTTTAATCTCATGAGGTACCTAAACaggaatattatatttttttatattaaaaagtaaaaatacaataaaataaaatacttgaatTGTACAAAACTGATGCTGGGAAGTACTACagataatacttaataataacaactaatTTTAAAACAGTATAATAACACACCAATCACTGTTTCATGGATTTTTGTTAATTAGGTCATTCACCTTAAAAATCAACacataaaaagataaagaaaacaaagcctGTTTAGGActctttgcatgtgtttttttttaactaaaaatcaaCATAATTGACCGTTTTTATACAGATATCACATTGCAAACTTGTGttagttataaaatatattttctagtgtcttttttttccgttttaatatgacctggacatgatCACGAGAGGTTTCAGGAGATTTACAGTGCTTCAGTAAATGATATTTCCAGCCTACTCCAGTGGTATCCTATTtcttataataaatgaatgtattttgaagAAGACAGACCTCATTCGAGAAACATATCCAGAGAGGGAGCGTGACAGCACCAGGTTACAGCTGAATAAATACTTGAATGACTGCAGCATATCTGAAAGTAAACCGGCAGTGCAGAATCTTCTTTCAGTAAATAACAGTTTCTTTATGTTCGTGGAAAGGAACTGTCAGAcgaatgagacaaaaacacatagGCCTATAGCCTATGTTTGTAACAGAACACACCGTCGTAGGATACTAAACCACAAAATAATTCAGTTTCATAGTTGATAGTTTCAGTTTCGTTTCATAAAACTTTGTCGATCTCCACTCCAGCAAGCCTTCAGTTTACATAACATATAGCACCCTAAGTAATATACtgtcataaataaatatgtttgtataCTCCTGCAAAGGACGCCTGCGCGTAACACGCACGACGTCACTACGTCATCAAGAGCGGCTGTAGTTCCTGCCAGCGGCGATgtggaaaaatatttgcatttctgtACGTTACATCATTACACTAACAAAAGGTACTAGAAGCACTTGCTTTTTGGATATGCGTTTGGATATTCCTTTTGaaagaaatgtgcttaattgtatttgtGTACTTGTAGCATTTACATCATTTTATAggcaaatttaaaacaaatgtaggCTGCCTGCAGATAACGTAATATCAATAAAAGGGCACGTGAGTGTAGGCTACAGCAAGCACACTTTCATGATTATGAAAACACACTTaagaacactttttaaaaagtgtattttaaatcatcttaaatcaaaagttttatttaagtCATAATCTTTTGTCTTGCTTGAAAgatgtacacttattttgatgtgcttACTTACGTACAAAAGCATAATTTTAGCTGttgtttgatattattttaaaattgtatgcaCTTTTATcaagtgttaattttatttaaaaaaattaatgcaattgCAATTAAGCCTGTGAAAACATTTAGTTCGTATATACTTATAGTAGCATATATTATTTCCTTACtaaatactctttttaaaaaatatgctaaagtgtacAATTTTTCACAAGGGATACAGATTTGATATACGTAATATACTTTTTGGGCATTTAATAGGTATTCACTGAAGCACCTTGAAATGTGAAAATAGCCCACcaagtactgtatataatatcaACAATTATTCAACTCAATAGCACAAGTTTATCAACGTATTATAGCATGATAGTTATCATCACTGTACCACATACAATACCAATCTATAAgatttttaatgactttaatgacttatgcatgtgtgtgttgtcaCAGATAGTGTTGAAATGTGAAACCCcattatgtaaatatgaattaTCCCATTATGatctcaaataaaaaaacaagcagataATTTCAATGGACCTACTCATTGTGTGAAAATGATGATACtgataatatgatttatttatttatttatttatttattttcaaaaattgcGACTGTACCTCAGTTGGACCATCATTTTCACCACAATAAAGAATTTTGTCAAAAGTTTGTCAAAACTTGTCTACCAAGTTCTGTAAGATATGCGATATAAGCCATATCACGAATTAAACAGGGTTGAGTTTACCTAGATCATTATTCCTAAATAGACCTGAGAGACCATTTGTATCAATGGTAGAAGTAATAAAAGCCTACAGCACACACAACATTTCAAACGCGTATTTCAGGAGTGTGTTGGGACACTGTAGTGCAGTTTGTCTTGATGAGCAGTAGATGGCGCTGCAGCTCAATCATTTGTGCTCTGACGCTCTATCCACAGTTCAGCAGCGCTGATCTCCACAGCTCTGTTACAAACGAGCCGCTGAGGAAGAGAGAGGAGCTAACCAAATAACATTTCCCGATTTTGCAATATCGACGCATTCCAGGGAGGAACAGTAAGTTGACCTGTTTATTACGCTTCAGTAAATATATCTAGAGTTGTTCGCACACTTCTCACTATCACAGACACGGACTCGAGACACTCTAGAAATTTCTCCGCATATTTCCATAGTTTTCCCGTTCCGTGTGCTAACGTTACCATTGCTCGCTTTCCTTGTAAAAAATGCCGGGTTCTTAGCTCATtttcttataattattttgttttctcgTGGATTTTGGGGCGTATAATTTATCAGTTGTTAAAACCAGCTCGctttctaaataaacaaaaaacactgcgATCATGAAATCTGTACATAACCTTACTTTACATTAGATTCCGGATTATTTTCGAATAGTTGTTTGTTACGGGAGTATAACatataaactgatatttataatatgtaatatggtGTTAATAAAGTCAAGTTTACTTGTTTATTAAATCATTGTGCCAAATGATGTTCGGTTTCATTTGAAAAGAACTGATTTtaagaaaatcagatttttttttctctttgtatcTGTTCTGAAAATATGAACAGGCTAAAGATATTCAAAAAAGATACAGAAAACACGTTTACTTTAACAATGAAGTCAGAAGTTAGTATAGTACAGTAACAGTGTTTGGGTGATGTACTGGGGGAGGGGAAGGGACGTGGCACTCAATCCTCCTCCGTTTACAAATCTCTCTAACTGTAAATCATTGTAATAGTGACAGTTTTTATCACCTGTTATAATTATGTTAAGATTTTTGTCACTTGGGTTAACATCAGAGCAGATTATTCTGTTTCCACAAGTACACTTACTTGATGTACCATTGCATGACcatagcacattaaaaaaaaactgaccaaaacaaaacatggtACATATATTAATACTACTGTACTTTTTATTAGTGTTATGGATACTGTATTTCTGTCTGACTGACCTTTAAAATAAGGCCCTAAAAGTCAAGTTGTTAATTTGCATGTCCAGTCATATGAAAtgaattatttgtgatttttctgactgataatttatttttttttattttgtggagtGTTTTTGATTTTAGTGTGGTTTTTTCACAGTTACAAGTCACAGTGCACAGTTATCAAATCCAATATGATATTCCAAATGTAAAGCAAGCAGTATATTCCCTAAAagagtaatatatttaaaatacatttatttcatactaagcaTAGTTTAAATCGATTCACATATTTACGGAAATATCactcgagacttactgatatacaaattgtaattaaactttatttggagtatcacttgtgcacaatgcacatttcttaatattaagcctaaaatgtgttttaatatcactgttgaTGAGGATTGCATGATCCTtgaataatatagttttttttttttttttttttaaagcaagataAAGTATATGCAgcagttccactttagcacaatcaaatatactttagAATATCTTTAGTTGAACTTAAGCaatacttctgcacaattaaagtgcattaaatactAAGTTAGTTGTTCCAATTGTTTCAGTATAGTATGCTAAAAAATTGCAGggtattttagtatatttatttttcactagagtTCACaattttaccatggtaaccattTTCCATCAAAATACCACTAACTTACTTCAACAATAGCATCGATATCATGAAAATGAGTTAAATACTTCATATATGTTATTAcaacttttattacattttctatatatattatacatttattgtaattaattatggTTTTAGTGAACTTACTTTTGGTTTTACTTACGTTTTACTGAATCCTTGCTAGAATTGGCCTTACTACAAGGGGTGTAGTCCTTTTCTGTTATAGTGACCACATCCAGTAACATTCACCCCAGGCTATTGCTTTTTTAGTGTATTCACTGCAGGATTTTAGGCAAGCCTTTTCTGCAAGTTAACACTAGTTCCTCAAAGGTTTAGTCAAGTCACATGTTCTGATCACATTCTTGTCTTTTTGAGTTAGGAAGCATAAGTTTTTTAACAGGCACTTGTTTTCACAGGAGGACTCTAAAGCGGTTTGTTTGCTACTGTTTTCAGGTGATATTTGTGTATGTGCACATTCCTGTAGTGCTTGTTTTAGCAGCTGTTTTTGCTCCTAACAAATGGTTGAGTTTTTGGAAACGGCTGGGAAATGCATTTGTAACCTGTTTTGAGTTTTTCTAACTCCAGAAAGCTGAAGTGAAGCTTAGGTCAAGCGACGGCCAGAACACAGTTTTTCCAGATATGCATTTTAATGATTGAGGAACAGCTGTTTTGCCTCGTATCAGTCAATAACTTTGGTTTGGAAAATTAAAAGAAGCCCATATCCTTATAGTCTCACAATCTAACACATAAACCTGTTAGTTTCTAGTTTCTCTTTTGGGTTGTTTTGAACAGGTAAAATCAGTGACTCTCAACCTAACCAGACACCCATTGTACGAGTAACCTACTAAAACACAATGAATTGTTCTAAATACACTGCTGCAGTTTCTATTGTGCTTGAAGCCacttataaataaaagtgaatagaGGTCATGTTAAATTAGCGAGATAAAATGAAACTGTTATATGAGCAATGTTAACTTAGCTGAGTTAAACTTAAAACTTTGTTCAAAAGTTCAAGAGGTCTCTTATGCTGACAAGGGCTGCATTTGTTCTATCAAAAAGtatagtaaaacaataataatgtaagatattatcacattattattattattattattttctttataattgtgatcaatttaatgcatccttgctatattaacattaatttatagaattattttaatttggcatACCCTTTTCAAAGCCCTGTGATTCTTAGCTTGCATACtgtactatttaggatggatagaatgccaaataaataaataaaataaaaattagggaaGGAAGAAGTTTGTGCAATCTGCTCAGTTGTTCTGATCTATTTATAAATTGAAGCTACAGGGTAACTGAATGCAGTCAAGCTGATGGCAGTGAGCTGGCAGCCTCTTCTCGTTTCACAGTGCCAGTGGGGTTTGAGTGGACAATCTGTCTGGCTCAGAACAACTCGTCACGCCTGACAATGGAAGTCAGAGCTATTTGGTTCCCAACTTTCTTCATAAACTGTTATTTCTGCAGAGGAAAGAAATACAGTACATTTGAAATGacataaactttcatttttgggtgaacttacacATGGGTCATAAACTTccttttttgagaaaattatttgttGAACTCGATAGACTTTCTTTATCACTTTCTGATTTACACTGTTTCtggtatggtgtgtgtgtgtgtgtgtgtttgtcttacaGCTGgtttcgactaagtttgcaaggtttgtgaaattaaatgttcattagtcattcaaagattcgTTCAAATTATACaatgcgtatttgctgaatgctgacggcaaacgagaaagtattataatgtttgccttactattactaataatataaaagcaattgttataatactttctgtatacattaattattttgtttaaccgttctatcggATCATTAGACAaacttctatccgtattagacagaactgttaacaatgaCAGTAAACAAGAGGTAGAGTGttagcactgtgtgctcaggcggcagcgccgtcaaaataaatgTCTGGTGTGCCatcaaaaaaaagttatattttgttatatttatacaaGGTTAAATAAAGCATCGAACACATCGgcaaagcagaaaaacttatcggctgatgccgatatttgaaaaatgccaaatatcggccttggcgatatatcggtcgaccactaattttgtttcttcattcagATGCAAATGTGCCCATGTTTTGCATAAACTATTAACCACTTCCATATCCAAGACTTTTTCCATGGGAATTTGCTATTTGACTAGAGTTTATCTACTCTAGGTGAACTAACTTCTTCTGGTTATATGTTACTGACACAcccaataataattttttatttttatcaatgcattattatattttgttagaagcattcttttaaattatacacTTACTAAACAGAGCAAACAAACCAACCAATACAACAGCAAACACAGTGTACTT
This region of Cyprinus carpio isolate SPL01 chromosome B12, ASM1834038v1, whole genome shotgun sequence genomic DNA includes:
- the LOC109102097 gene encoding NAD(P)H pyrophosphatase NUDT13, mitochondrial isoform X1 — translated: MLQSFKYLFSCNLVLSRSLSGYVSRMRYLMRLKEDDEACREALKSGKVLLYHKLSPLLRKTSSGYKLASLKTSDLEQILEKVGKDKHIVNESFLLGCTDKDEPQFSLDVGDLDRSALEQECRGMFVDLRKAFFMIPGPESPLAAKGQALLRWHQTNCFCSATGQPTVRNQSGSFRVCHSSGITYYPKMAPVVIVLVSDGSRCLLARQAMFPPGMYSALSGFCDMGESVEEALHREVAEEVGLEVENLQYSGSQHWPFPQSSFMLACHATVNPDKTQVNIDKAELEDARWFTYEEITEALQNLPRDPRREPPVFWVPPSYAIANQLLQEWANHQQLSRKLHGLK
- the LOC109102097 gene encoding NAD(P)H pyrophosphatase NUDT13, mitochondrial isoform X2; this translates as MFVDLRKAFFMIPGPESPLAAKGQALLRWHQTNCFCSATGQPTVRNQSGSFRVCHSSGITYYPKMAPVVIVLVSDGSRCLLARQAMFPPGMYSALSGFCDMGESVEEALHREVAEEVGLEVENLQYSGSQHWPFPQSSFMLACHATVNPDKTQVNIDKAELEDARWFTYEEITEALQNLPRDPRREPPVFWVPPSYAIANQLLQEWANHQQLSRKLHGLK